A region of the Alligator mississippiensis isolate rAllMis1 chromosome 5, rAllMis1, whole genome shotgun sequence genome:
TCCCAGGCCTGCCCTGGTCTCACGCCGCCGGGGCGCTTCTTGTTTTCGCAGAGCATGCCCCCCATGAGCCCCGAGAAGCCCGCGCTGTGTGCTGGCTGCGGAGGGAAGATCTCCGACCGCTATTACCTGCTGGCTGTTGACAAACAATGGCACCTCAGGTGTCTTAAGTGCTGTGAATGTAAACTGGCTCTGGAGTCAGAACTCACCTGCTTTGCCAAGGACGGCAGCATTTACTGCAAGGAGGACTACTACAGGTACGCGGCCCCGGGGGACAAGGCTGTAGCGGGTCCCGGCACGGGCAGGAGAAAGAAaccccccacaggctggatcgCTGCGGGGTGGCGGAGCGGATCCccctgggggctggagctggttcATTCCCCCCCCGGGGCCCACAGCAGGGAAGGCTCATGcccgggacagcagcagggactgcAAGGAACCGGCCCGAAGTGGGATCTGCCTCCCTGCCGGAGATCTGAGTGTCCATCCTGctaggcagagctgcaatccttGCTTGCTTTACTTGTTTGGacctctgtcccacaccccccaGAGCTGAGTGTCCCCCCACGAGCTCTCAGTAATTCGGGCTAGCGTTTAAAGGGATAATCGGGTTCCCCACCCCCCCGGGTCTTCGCTTCCCCCGTAAGGGCAGGGCGACAGCCCCAGGCAGAAAGCTCCTTGTCCCCGGGCCGTTTCTCCCCCAAGCCGGCAGGTTCATTCAGACTCCAGAGCTGGGCCAGAGGCCTAGGGAGGAAGGCGCCggagctgctgtggctggcagccggCCGGGATgcggagggagggggcaggcagggctttcccctgcccgTCCAGCTGATGCCGGCTCTTCTCTCCCCTTCAGAAGGTTCTCCGTGCAGAGATGTGCCCGCTGCCACCTTGGGATCTCAGCCTCCGAAATGGTCATGAGAGCCAGGGAGTCGGTTTATCACTTGAGCTGCTTCACCTGCACCACCTGCAACAAGACTCTGACCACAGGCGATCACTTTGGCATGAAGGACAACCTGGTTTACTGCAGGGCCCACTTCGAGTCCCTTTTGCAAGGAGAATACCCCCCTCAGCTGAGCTACACCGAGCTGGCTGCCAAGAGCggagggctggccctgccctacTTCAATGGTACTGGCACGGTCCAGAAAGGGAGGCCCAGGAAACGGAAAAGCCCCGCGCTAGGAGTGGACATCGTCAATTACAACTCAGGTGGGGACAGCACGCGGGGCCTCCCCGCACCCGGGCGGCCCTGGCGGGGTCGGGGCAGCagcggaggggggagggggacagcagcCCTCCTGTAAACCGATCAGGAGCCCACACGtagcagcatcctggggtgcagcCAGCAGCCCAAGCCCCACACGGAAAACAGCCTCCTTTGTCTGCAGGGATGCGGgaaaagctgctgctgcctggcttagATCCACAGCCAAAGCCCAGCCACCCTGGTCCTCTCGTAAAAGGAAAGAGGGAGCCCGGGGACTTAGTgcactgcagggcttcctgcccctCTTGGCTTAATGCGGGTGCGCGCGGGCGCCCCCCCGTTTTCCACAGTGCTGAGGTGCGCGCACACACGCGATTATTGTGATGAATTCCTCAAGCCCAAATCttttgaacacacacacacacttatatcgTTTCCCacagtgttctctctctctctctctctcacacacacatacttcaATCGTTTCCCACAGTGTtgacacacacacgtacacacacacttgTATCGTTTTCCACAGTGCTGATACGCGCTCAcgtacacacacacttataccgTTTCCCACAGTGCTGGCAAGTTCAACACCAGGTAACTCCACAGGCAGCATCTCCCTGCACCGCCACAACCAGACTTAGCAGCCAAGCCTAGAGAGTAGCCTAGAGCTGGGACATGGACGCCCCCCCCCGGCAGTCCCGCTAGTCCGCGAAACGAGTTGAAAGAGCCCAGAGCGATTGCCCCATTGCCGTGGAAAGCGAGCCCGTTTCTGGAGCCGGCGGGACGAGCCGGGTTGGGCGCGCAGGGGAGCGGGAGGCCgtggcggggcagggggcagtcgGGTGGGCCGGTAACAAAGCCCCgagccctgcctgccagccccccggGTCAGCCGCGTCTGCCTcgggctcccgccccccccccccgggggggtGTGCAGGGTCGGGGCTGCCGCGTGGAAGCGCGGAGGCCGCTTCAGCTCCTCTGATGCGCGGCCTCAGAGCCCGGGCAATCGGGGCATTAATTGTTCTTTGCTAATTGAAGCTGACATCGGCATCCCTGGCACCCGAGCAGTTCCCAGTCAGGCCCCGCACCTCGGGAGGAGGCGAGCCCGTgtgcagccagcccagctcccgGGCGCCGCTCCCCTTTGGGCCGATCGGGAAGTTTTGCCGCGGGGCTCCGGGCCGGGCCTCAGCGATTTCAGCAGGAGACGGggtgggcagcaccagggggccaTCAGCTGGGCCGCGGGGTGCAGGAGGAGATGGACAACATCCCCGCGGGTAAAAGCCGGCGCTCGCCCCAAAGTCCATCAAAAAGCCCCTTCTGATCCTCGACCCCCGGGATCAGGCCGTCCCATGGGAGCCTCCTGGTTCCGCTAGGGCGAGACCCGACGTGATTTTTTAGAAGCCCCCCCACTAAACCGTGATCTTAGAGGTGTATTGGAGAGCTCAGCCAGATCTAGCTCCGGTCATTGCGATCCCCTGCCTCGTGCCAGCCCGAGACTGTTGGTCACGGGCTTAAATAGAGGGGATTCTTCCCTGAAAGGAGGAGAAAACAAATCTCCCTGTAGCAACCAGCCTTTCCACCCCCACCATCTCCCcgctcctcctttttccccccctccctcgcCGTTTGAGTCGGGATCGACACCGCTTCTTCCATCCGGCGAGTCCAAACGAGCCCCAGTGTCTCGGGATCAACCCCAAGCGGGGGGCACTGAATTTACACCCCTTGCTAAAGCAAGGAGGAGCCCCACAACCTCTGGGTAGGGGCCAGCTCTTTGCGGTATTAGGTATAATATGTCCTGggtttgtgttttggtttttttgcttctttttttttttttcttcctaacgAACTGGCGGCTTAGCTGGAAGCCCGGGTATAGGTTGTCTAACGGGACAGCAAGGGCGAGGGGGAAATCTTGGGGCAGGCACAGAGGATTGGTTGAAAAAGACCTCGCTGCATATTATCCGCTATTGCATGTGGCAGCCGGGCAGCAAACGGTATCTCCCTCGCTTGGTGGCATATCATGACATCCCGCTGGAAGGAGATCCAGAAAGTTTTTCCACCTCCAAATATTGCTAgtccaaatcctagccctacgTTGCAAACTCCAACCTATGGGAACGATTAAAAGAATGTGGCAGTGACCCCTAGTGGCATTTGAGGGAGGCTGATTGCTCATTTGGAGGGTGACTCGTTTACAGAACGAGGCAGATCGGGAGCCCGCTTAGTGATTAGCTTTAAACGTTTGATTTGAATGGTTTAAGGTCATTTTGGGGTTCCTGAGCATGGCCATTACTTCTGGGTTGAGCAGACTGTCCCGTGCCTCCACTGTAATTTCCCGAGAGAACCTCTCCCACCTTAGGGTGGGTAGGAAGAGAATAAGAGTAATACTCAAACTTGTGTAATTTAGTTCCAAAACAAATCAAATTTCAAAGACTAGGTTCAacagctgcaggggaaaaaaatccaattatCCTATAAAGTGACTCCATAAACAATTTAAGAGGATCACAAAAGAGCAGAATTAAACTCTCCTTGATGTAGCCGGATGCTGTCCTAGTCCGGCATTTATCCGTGGCATTTGATAAGACATTATTCAACAATTAAAACGGCttaaaacagaaagaaatgtGCCAATTCTGATTCGGCTAACAATATGCAACTATGCTGTGGcggaaaaaaaagtttattttccaCCGATATTCTATTACTCTAgtttagatttttgttttaattttccttaaCAAAGACCAACAGCAATTTAGTGCTTTGGAACTGGAGAAAGAATGAGAGAACTGGCTCTGTCAAAGTTCCTTACCTGACATTAAGCGAGTCCCTTAATCTCTATTTCTCAGCTTCAAATATTGTTAAAACGAAGTTACAACAGTATTTTACAGGGTTATGAGTTCCAGGCCGTTGATGTTTGTGAGTTGTTCAGATGCTACATTGAGTGCCATGCATTGCATAACCCAATGCATACATTTTACTTAAAATAGGCAAAGCTTTTTCTGTAGTAGCTACTATATGTTagaaacaatttattttaatagtGATTGTTTTGAACCATTCTCCAATGGGTATAGCAAGAAGCGAGAGTGACTTTTCAAGTCAAcataatttttctttccttagGACAATGTTTTACACAGATGTTGCTTAAGAAGTAGACATTttattatgtgtatatataataacTATGCTGAATGCACTTTGAGAAATCCTGGCAATAAGAAGTACGCTGCACTGGCCATTAAAGAAATGGTGTAAAAAAGGTGCACCATCATATTGCCTTGCTTTGAGCTATCTTCTAGTTTTCCAGACAACTTTAAGAATTTTAGGAGGCCATATAATACCATTTCAACCACTTGGAGCACAGGCTAGTATAATAATTCCAGAGATTGGGATTTTCCAAaggagattttattttattaactttTGCTCCATTGAAGACAAGCCATAATAAAAGAATAGGCACTGTGAAACCATAGTGAAAGGCATGCTGAAAGAGCTTGAAGACAAATTGTCCTCCATACTTTATAATTTGAATGTTTTATTTAGCTCGCAACTATCTAAAATAATTTCTTAGGGTCAGATTCTGATATTATTATTTACATGGAGCTGTTGTTCAGATTAGTCCCACTGAAAGTACAGTGTTAATTAGCAGTAGTAAATGCATCAGAAACCTGGTCCCAAATTACTTCCAAGGCAACTTCTATTTCCTGGGGGTTTCAAAGTTGTCAATGTACTTCGAAAGTCTAGCTGTAACTTTATGTATTGTTAGAATCTCTTCTAGTCTAGGTGAGCCTCTGTCAATGCACTGTCCAGTTAGCATATGTTCATGTTGACTAGACTTTTAATTTAGTAAAGAAGACAGCTCTGACAGAGaataagttttttctttttttggtaatTGCGAGTACTTTTACCTCTGTTCTTAGCACTGTAAATCACAGTGTCCATGGACTGATGTGATTCAAGAAGCATACTGTGTAC
Encoded here:
- the LHX9 gene encoding LIM/homeobox protein Lhx9 isoform X3 — encoded protein: MEIVGCRAEENTCPFRPPAMLFHGISGGHIQGIMEEMERRSKTESRLAKAGQMNGREASMPPMSPEKPALCAGCGGKISDRYYLLAVDKQWHLRCLKCCECKLALESELTCFAKDGSIYCKEDYYRRFSVQRCARCHLGISASEMVMRARESVYHLSCFTCTTCNKTLTTGDHFGMKDNLVYCRAHFESLLQGEYPPQLSYTELAAKSGGLALPYFNGTGTVQKGRPRKRKSPALGVDIVNYNSGCNENEADHLDRDQQPYPPSQKTKRMRTSFKHHQLRTMKSYFAINHNPDAKDLKQLAQKTGLTKRVLQGEQILGHYSQTSRRLKIP